In Sphingomonas oryzagri, the genomic stretch TTGCCGGTATCCGGGTTCCAGCTCGACAACGCGCGGATCACACGGACCACGGACACCGCCTTCTACGTCAACGACGATCGCGCCAAGGGGATAGACGGGCTGGTCATCGGCACCGTCACGATCGACACGGCGGGCAAGGATGGGTTCAAGATCCGTTCCGCGTTCCGCCCGGTCACCAACACCCGGATCGGATCGGTGCAGGTGAAGCGCGTGGCCGGTGTCGGCTTCTCGCTCCAGCATGTCCGGCGGGTCGCCGCGCAGACCGTGTCGGTCGATCAGGCGGGTTACGATGCCGTGGGCGACATCCTCGGCCACCCCGCGCCGTTCAACGGCGATACGCTCGCCCGCTCCATCTCCAACGTGCCGGAAGGCGTGGCGATCGTGAACAGCGATATCGTCTCGATCGCCAACCTGAACGTGTCGCACGTCACCGGCAGCCCCGCCAATGGCGCGGAAGGCAACGGCATCAGCCTCGCCGGCAACAAGCAGGTCAGCATCAACGGCAATATCGACGATACGGCGGGGGCCGGACTGCGCGACAGCTCGAATGCCGACATGGACATGGCGCTGACGCTGCGGGACGTCAGCCGGCGGGCGGCGGGCGGTGCGTTCGCGCTCGTCACCAACGACAGCCGGCCGTGGAACGCGACCGCATCCTATGCGGCGGGGGACGTGGTGACGCTGAACGGCGGGGCGTTCCGCGCGATCGACCAGAATAGCGGGCAGTCCCCGCCCGATGCCGCGCACTGGGCGCCGGTGAACGGCGACGGCAGCGGCAATCGCTATCGGCTGCGCATGATCGAAAGCAGCGGCCGGCCCTTCGCGGGCAATGCGCTTCGCGTGAACGGCGCGCCGGACGGGATGGACGTCGTCGTCCAGGCCGATCCGAAGGTGTTTACGCGCAGCGGCGGCGCGGTGGATCGCATCTCGCCGGCGGCGCGCATGGTCCGCCACGATGTCGAGGATACGCAGGACAATTGAGTGGCGGCGGCGAGCCGCTCAGGTCACGAGATCGGACGGCTTGCCCTCGTTCTTCGGCACGACCGGCCGCAGCCGGAAATCCTTGCGGCCGAGCTGGATCAACGGCTTTTCGAGGAACCGGTAGGACAGCATCGCCGCGCCGACGCATACCGCCAGCGTGACGAGCACGTAGAGGATCGCGCCGTAACCGTGCGCGTAGCGCCCGATCGCCATCGTCATCAGCCGCACCACGAACATGTGGCACAGATAGAGGCTGTAGGACGCATCGCCGACCTGCTGGAGCAGGCCCTTGGGGCCGCCCCATTCGAGCATCCGCACCATCGCGGTGGAGAAGGTCAGCCCCCCGACGATCAGCGCGGCGGCGACGCCCCAGGTGATGCCGCGCACGTTGAAGCCTGCTTCGGAGACCGGCCACAGCGCCACCGTGCCCTGCCATGCGGCGATGCCCACAACCACCATCGCGATGCCCGCCCAGGTCGGTATCGAGACGCCGCGCCGGAACAGCATCGCGATGCCGGCGCCGAACGCGAACTCCAGAATGCACGATCGCGTCCAGTACCAGATTTGCGGATAGTCCGTGGTGATGAACAGGCCCGCGATCGTCGCGCCGACGAACAGCAGGGTGAGCGCCGTCACGGTGCGCCGCACGTTGAGCGCGATCAGCACGGCCATGCTGATGTAGAACACCATCTCGTAATTCAGCGTCCAGCCGAGGCCAAGCACCGGCTCGATCACCATCCCGTCCGGCCGTAGCCACGGGATGAACAGGAACGATGCGATGGCGTAGGGGGCATCGATGCTGGCGTGATGCACGGTATGCGACGCGAACAGTATCGGCAGCAGGATCAGCGCCGTGTAGAGCCAGTAGAGCGGCACGACGCGGACCAGCCGCTTCTTCATGAAATCCGCCGCGGGAGCGACGCCGGTCGGGCGCCCCGCGGTGACATGGTACATGATGAAACCGCTGATCACGAAGAAGATGTCGACGCCGAACTGCCACGTCATCAGGAACGGCAGCAGATGGTAGCGATCCGGAACGCCGTGCTGGATCAGTTCCTTGGAGATGTGCGAGATGGCGACCAGGGTGGCCGCTATCGCACGCAGGCTCTGAATGTGGTTGATCCGGCGTGCTTCGCTCATGGTCTTCCTGTTGATGGCCGGTGGAGGGTCAGACGGATCTTCCCGCCATGGCGGCGGTGCGCCGCGCCTGGATCGCGCGGCGTTTCATCGCAAGCGGCGCCCTCTGGCGCACCGCGACGACAAGGAAGGCGCAGGCGACGATCGGCGCGAAGATGCGCGTGCCATAACCCAGGAACCAGGCATTGGGGCTCCAGATCACCGCGGCGATATTGATCGCGTAGAAGGGCGCGGCGGCAAAATTGCCACGTCGCACCAATGTGCCCAGCCAGCCGGAAATCGCGCCCCATACGAAGGTGAACAGCAGGGAGCCCGCCATCCCGAAGTCCTGAATGGCGAAGCGATAGAAGGTCATCGCGTTGGTGACCTGCCCGTTGCCGATGTCGGTATCGTTCAGGAACGTGTCGACGCCGTTGCCCGAGGCGCCCAGCAGGCTCGCGATGCCCCGGAAGGTCATCACGCCGTAGCTCATCGTGCCGTCCCACTGCTCCTCGGCCCATACCGAGATGCCGGGCAGGTAGCCCGCGATCCATGGACGCATGTGCTCGACGATCGCGGAAAAATTGCTGGCGCGATTGCCGGCGCGGATCGTCTGCATGAACAGGATGAGCGCGACGAGCGCGACGACCACGCCCGCGGTCCACGATATTGCGCGGCGACTGAAGAGTACGCCCTCGCGGCGGCGCATCACGAGGCCCGTCGCCAGGCCGCCGAACATGATCACGATGGGCACGATCGTGCCACCGCGCACCGATGTCACCGCGCTCAGCAGGAAGCCCGGCAGAACTGGCAGCAGACATTCCCAAAGCGTGATGTTGAAACGACGGCGGCCAAGCCCGATGACCATGCCCGCGACGGTGGCGCCGCCGAGCGGGAAGATGCCGCAGATCTTGCTGAGCAGGTTCTGTTCGACGTCATAATTGCGGATCGCCGCGTTGGCATCGCGCACGGCGCTGAAATAGGAACTCATGTCCACCAGCTCGCTCGGGTGGAAACCCAGCTGCCGCGCGAAATAGATTGGCGAGAGCATCCCGACCAGGGTCGTGGCCCAGATGAACGGCCGGAGCCACGCGATCTGACGCTGATATTGCACCGCCGCAGCACCGCGGATCGGCCGTGCGGTGATCGTCTCGGTCAGCCAGCAGCCCGCGAG encodes the following:
- a CDS encoding acyltransferase family protein, which codes for MSEARRINHIQSLRAIAATLVAISHISKELIQHGVPDRYHLLPFLMTWQFGVDIFFVISGFIMYHVTAGRPTGVAPAADFMKKRLVRVVPLYWLYTALILLPILFASHTVHHASIDAPYAIASFLFIPWLRPDGMVIEPVLGLGWTLNYEMVFYISMAVLIALNVRRTVTALTLLFVGATIAGLFITTDYPQIWYWTRSCILEFAFGAGIAMLFRRGVSIPTWAGIAMVVVGIAAWQGTVALWPVSEAGFNVRGITWGVAAALIVGGLTFSTAMVRMLEWGGPKGLLQQVGDASYSLYLCHMFVVRLMTMAIGRYAHGYGAILYVLVTLAVCVGAAMLSYRFLEKPLIQLGRKDFRLRPVVPKNEGKPSDLVT
- a CDS encoding O-antigen polymerase encodes the protein MLLIATATLLLLIVSAHQMAALAGGRGSLPRFFWSTAWGFMFLFALLFGGVFAIMNRMTLFVMVGVACFLAGCWLTETITARPIRGAAAVQYQRQIAWLRPFIWATTLVGMLSPIYFARQLGFHPSELVDMSSYFSAVRDANAAIRNYDVEQNLLSKICGIFPLGGATVAGMVIGLGRRRFNITLWECLLPVLPGFLLSAVTSVRGGTIVPIVIMFGGLATGLVMRRREGVLFSRRAISWTAGVVVALVALILFMQTIRAGNRASNFSAIVEHMRPWIAGYLPGISVWAEEQWDGTMSYGVMTFRGIASLLGASGNGVDTFLNDTDIGNGQVTNAMTFYRFAIQDFGMAGSLLFTFVWGAISGWLGTLVRRGNFAAAPFYAINIAAVIWSPNAWFLGYGTRIFAPIVACAFLVVAVRQRAPLAMKRRAIQARRTAAMAGRSV